The Fulvivirga ligni genome window below encodes:
- a CDS encoding carbohydrate-binding protein, translating into MKTIKYTLLLLLITQLFSFNISAQTVRVSGRKILLNGGEYKIHGVCYSRGGAGNYTQDIALMKEANINTIRTYSPINDRAELDAFANAGIRIIMHLNENNFESYVNTYKNHPAILLWEFGNEFNYHPEWFGGNLWNWYGQLEANAQRVHQLDPNHPVSTAHGEVPPNDVLNACPSVDVWGMNLYRWDNDVPALTDLNSRLAGNKALFVAEAGGDSYNKAQNAINEGEQATANRNILTGITNRYDICAGVTLFEFCDEWWKAGNDGVQNPGGSAPNSSGVPYDGSADEEYWGIVRRDRSKKATFNVVRDIYGAIGDNNGTNGVSGLAGTYSLINRRSGLAMDVAENGNPANGTNILQWNRTGNPNQQFRLTEVSSGVYSIICVKTNKSLDIDAVSNANFANLHQWDYVGGANQHFKIENAGNGFYKLRATHSNKIIEVAYASLDAGANINQYDDNGQLCGQWQLVPVGGSSWSTTLEAENYALMSGVQTESCSEGGSNVGYIDANDWMVWDVNVPSNGTYLVEYRVASQNGGGNLQLEKAGGNPVYGTRSIPATGGWQNWSTVSHTVNLSAGQQQMAIKALAGGWNLNWIKLTRQSGAAARKATSELEVSKQVLYPNPTTNYIKLSIPKTMKGAEYKIVDKAGRKVLSGEYSGDSIDVSTLPSNLYILQIEKDKTQITEKFIKE; encoded by the coding sequence ATGAAAACAATAAAATATACGCTACTACTTTTACTCATAACTCAACTATTTTCTTTCAACATTTCAGCTCAAACCGTTAGGGTTTCCGGTAGGAAAATCCTTTTGAATGGTGGTGAGTACAAGATTCACGGGGTGTGCTACTCTCGTGGCGGAGCTGGAAATTACACGCAGGACATCGCGTTAATGAAAGAAGCCAACATTAACACCATTAGAACTTATTCCCCTATTAATGATAGAGCGGAATTAGATGCTTTTGCTAATGCAGGGATTAGAATTATTATGCATTTAAATGAAAATAATTTTGAATCCTATGTAAACACTTATAAGAATCATCCAGCCATTTTATTGTGGGAGTTTGGAAATGAATTCAACTATCACCCGGAATGGTTTGGTGGCAACTTATGGAACTGGTACGGCCAGCTAGAGGCCAATGCTCAACGCGTTCACCAGCTAGACCCAAATCACCCGGTATCTACCGCTCATGGTGAAGTACCTCCTAACGATGTACTCAACGCCTGCCCTAGCGTAGATGTGTGGGGTATGAACCTTTACAGATGGGACAATGATGTACCTGCACTGACTGACCTGAACAGCAGATTAGCTGGCAACAAAGCCCTTTTCGTGGCTGAGGCTGGTGGAGATAGCTACAATAAAGCTCAAAATGCTATAAATGAAGGCGAACAAGCTACTGCCAATAGAAATATCTTAACTGGCATTACTAACAGGTATGACATCTGCGCTGGTGTTACTCTATTCGAATTTTGCGACGAGTGGTGGAAAGCAGGCAATGACGGAGTTCAAAATCCTGGTGGATCTGCCCCTAACAGCTCAGGAGTTCCGTATGACGGTTCTGCTGATGAAGAATATTGGGGCATAGTAAGAAGAGATCGTTCTAAAAAGGCCACTTTCAATGTTGTTAGAGACATTTACGGAGCTATTGGTGATAACAATGGCACTAACGGGGTGAGCGGACTAGCTGGGACCTACAGCCTTATCAATAGAAGGAGTGGTTTGGCCATGGATGTAGCTGAAAACGGAAACCCCGCTAATGGCACTAACATTTTGCAGTGGAATCGCACTGGAAACCCTAATCAGCAATTTAGGTTAACAGAAGTTTCATCTGGCGTTTACTCTATTATTTGTGTGAAGACCAATAAATCTCTGGATATTGATGCTGTAAGCAATGCTAATTTTGCCAACCTTCACCAGTGGGATTATGTAGGTGGCGCTAATCAGCATTTTAAAATTGAAAATGCGGGTAATGGTTTCTATAAATTAAGAGCTACTCATAGCAATAAGATCATAGAAGTTGCGTACGCCAGCCTGGACGCTGGAGCTAACATCAACCAATATGATGATAATGGACAGCTTTGTGGACAGTGGCAACTGGTACCAGTAGGTGGCAGCAGCTGGTCTACAACCTTAGAAGCTGAAAACTATGCGCTTATGAGCGGAGTACAAACAGAAAGTTGCTCAGAAGGCGGATCAAATGTAGGATATATCGATGCTAATGACTGGATGGTGTGGGATGTAAATGTGCCCTCTAATGGCACATATTTGGTAGAATATAGAGTAGCCAGCCAAAATGGAGGAGGAAATCTACAATTAGAAAAAGCCGGAGGAAACCCTGTTTATGGTACACGCAGTATCCCTGCCACGGGCGGATGGCAAAACTGGTCTACTGTTTCTCATACGGTTAATCTTAGTGCAGGACAGCAACAGATGGCTATCAAAGCATTAGCAGGTGGGTGGAACTTAAACTGGATCAAACTCACCAGACAGTCTGGAGCAGCCGCAAGAAAAGCGACAAGCGAATTGGAAGTTTCTAAGCAAGTGCTCTACCCTAACCCGACTACAAATTATATCAAGCTCTCTATACCAAAAACCATGAAAGGTGCTGAATATAAGATCGTTGATAAAGCGGGAAGAAAAGTACTAAGCGGTGAATACAGCGGTGACTCAATTGATGTATCTACCTTACCATCAAATCTTTACATTCTTCAAATAGAAAAAGATAAAACTCAGATTACTGAAAAATTCATCAAAGAATAA
- a CDS encoding carbohydrate-binding protein: MNYIKNRFIPVLALLAVAFQAQAQTPPATWQEHWFEHNQVLSRMYYDDDVAIYFDDDVDRSSTWMYSYMGDLWRYVKQTYGEYSAEGRLYAIFHTGKYSGGHPSTYFDASHDYRDVVDAGAGPWPCDCGTGLDLFTHEVAHIVEGATMGVKNSPAFGIWGDSKWAEVFLYDAYLGLGRTADADRVYNLWMANSDNFPVANTHWFRDWFYPIYSQYGETDVLVRFFELMSQNYPKNGNQYAKNMNWGEFVHFWSGAANANLKDLATNAFGWPAEWEEQFIQAQNQFPFPYSNPNNNGIDITDLGGSITAQYSDSPAAEGVGNLIDNNTGSKFLTFHNSAWVQFQANESHVVTSYSLASANDAPSRDPLNWTLQGSNNGSSWTTLDSRNGEDFQYRFQKRIFSFNNSNAYSYYRLNMVNNSGSILQLSEIELFAEDSNPFSNKIEGEAYTSMAGVQLENTSDTGGGQNVGWIDAGDWMAYASITIPETANYTIEYRVASLNGGGQLSMDLNAGGQVLGSVNIPSTSGWQNWTTVSQTVNIAAGTYDFGIYAQAGGWNLNWWSITKVSNASSARKSSDVVAASDSEMVLFPNPVTNQLSIKGLSPDADISVFDITGNMILKPDNQSESNIQTIDVSTLKPGVYFIQSEGKALRFIKN, encoded by the coding sequence ATGAATTACATTAAAAACCGCTTCATTCCGGTACTGGCACTACTGGCTGTAGCATTTCAAGCGCAGGCGCAAACACCGCCTGCTACCTGGCAAGAGCACTGGTTCGAACACAATCAGGTGCTAAGCAGAATGTATTATGATGATGACGTAGCCATCTATTTCGATGACGACGTAGACCGATCTAGCACCTGGATGTATTCCTACATGGGAGATCTTTGGCGCTATGTAAAACAAACCTATGGTGAGTACAGTGCAGAAGGCAGGCTATATGCAATTTTTCATACAGGAAAATATAGCGGTGGCCACCCCTCCACCTATTTCGATGCTAGCCATGACTACCGCGATGTGGTAGATGCCGGCGCCGGCCCATGGCCATGTGACTGCGGAACCGGGCTTGACCTATTCACTCATGAGGTGGCACATATAGTAGAAGGCGCCACCATGGGGGTAAAAAATTCACCTGCCTTTGGTATTTGGGGTGATAGTAAATGGGCTGAGGTATTTCTCTATGATGCTTACTTAGGGCTGGGACGTACCGCTGATGCCGATCGGGTTTATAACTTATGGATGGCTAATTCAGATAACTTTCCGGTGGCTAACACCCATTGGTTCAGAGATTGGTTCTACCCAATTTACTCACAGTATGGTGAAACTGATGTTTTGGTAAGATTCTTCGAGTTAATGTCCCAAAACTATCCGAAAAATGGCAATCAATACGCCAAGAATATGAATTGGGGTGAGTTTGTTCATTTCTGGAGTGGTGCCGCCAATGCTAACTTAAAAGACCTGGCTACAAATGCTTTTGGCTGGCCTGCGGAATGGGAAGAACAGTTTATACAAGCTCAAAACCAGTTTCCCTTCCCCTATTCCAATCCAAATAATAATGGCATAGACATTACGGACCTGGGAGGCAGCATAACGGCACAATACTCCGATTCTCCCGCAGCAGAAGGAGTAGGTAACCTGATTGATAACAACACAGGAAGTAAGTTTCTAACTTTCCACAATAGCGCCTGGGTACAGTTTCAGGCTAACGAAAGTCATGTCGTTACCAGTTATAGTTTGGCTTCCGCCAATGATGCACCATCAAGAGATCCATTAAACTGGACACTGCAAGGCTCAAATAATGGATCAAGCTGGACTACCCTGGATTCCCGAAATGGAGAAGACTTTCAATACCGATTTCAAAAGAGAATATTCAGTTTTAATAATAGCAATGCTTACAGCTACTACCGTCTAAACATGGTAAACAACAGCGGGAGTATCCTTCAACTATCTGAAATAGAGCTTTTTGCAGAGGATTCAAATCCATTTAGCAACAAAATAGAAGGTGAAGCCTATACTTCCATGGCTGGTGTACAGCTAGAAAATACTTCTGACACCGGCGGCGGGCAAAATGTGGGCTGGATAGACGCTGGAGACTGGATGGCGTATGCCAGCATAACCATACCCGAAACCGCTAACTATACCATTGAATACCGCGTGGCTAGTCTCAATGGTGGTGGTCAGCTATCTATGGATCTCAATGCCGGTGGGCAAGTACTCGGTTCTGTGAACATCCCTTCTACCAGCGGATGGCAAAACTGGACTACGGTGTCGCAAACGGTAAATATCGCAGCTGGCACCTATGACTTTGGCATCTACGCCCAGGCTGGCGGATGGAATCTTAACTGGTGGTCAATAACCAAGGTTTCGAATGCTTCCAGCGCAAGAAAAAGCTCAGACGTGGTAGCAGCATCAGATAGTGAAATGGTCTTATTTCCTAATCCTGTCACTAACCAGCTCAGCATAAAAGGCCTAAGTCCGGATGCTGATATTTCAGTATTTGACATCACCGGGAATATGATTCTAAAACCAGATAATCAATCTGAAAGCAACATCCAAACGATAGATGTAAGCACCTTGAAACCAGGAGTTTACTTTATTCAAAGTGAAGGTAAAGCTTTAAGATTTATTAAAAATTAA
- a CDS encoding carbohydrate-binding protein — protein sequence MKTFTVFTKILAAFVILLTSALETFAQSTLYVGGHFRRERNHTVADLKASGFTNVILFNINVDTQGNLQMDGEPICTNGQYTFGSVQPNYINDVSSLKSGNTSITRIETCIGGWGSESYNHIKDLINAQGTGANTNLYKNFQALKNALPWIDAINNDDEHAYDAGTATAFHVMLADLGFKTTLAPYTNKSYWQTIANNINGQRPGAVDRIYIQCYDGGAGNNPCNWHIGGIPLHAGMLHFNSSATINSQMTSWKNSCNVVGGFLWVYNANDFNLQNHAAAINTVFAGNPADYAVTVYQDCNYGGYAVGLNEGSYNMSDLQAKGIVNDDISSLRIKAGYKATLYWDINFTGSTVTKTSDDACLVDDGFNDQATSIVISKTSSSNLIEAESYSSMAGVDVESCSEGGQNVGWIDSGDWMAFNNINFPSSGTYLIEYRVASAGGGGSLSADLNAGATVLGTLSIPGTGGWQNWTTISHTVNVNAGTYPLGIFAQTGGWNLNWVKITYQGSASSRRGSLDSEITELTDIQVFPNPIINSARINLNSPSATVHITDATGREVMTPLEVKNNEDIDFSHLQKGMYLLQIEIGEKAITKRIIKQ from the coding sequence ATGAAAACTTTTACCGTATTCACCAAAATACTAGCAGCCTTTGTTATTCTGCTTACTAGTGCTTTAGAAACATTTGCTCAGTCCACTTTATACGTGGGCGGACATTTTAGAAGGGAAAGAAACCATACCGTGGCAGACCTTAAGGCGTCAGGCTTTACTAATGTCATCTTGTTTAACATTAATGTTGACACTCAGGGAAACCTGCAAATGGATGGTGAGCCCATCTGCACGAACGGGCAGTATACTTTCGGCTCTGTTCAACCTAACTATATCAATGATGTGAGCTCCCTTAAAAGTGGGAACACGTCCATCACCAGAATTGAAACCTGTATAGGTGGCTGGGGATCAGAATCTTACAATCACATCAAAGATTTGATCAATGCTCAGGGCACCGGAGCTAACACCAATTTATATAAGAATTTTCAGGCCTTAAAAAACGCCTTACCCTGGATAGACGCCATCAATAATGATGATGAGCATGCCTATGATGCCGGCACCGCTACCGCCTTTCATGTGATGTTGGCTGACCTGGGTTTCAAAACCACTTTAGCTCCTTATACCAATAAATCTTATTGGCAAACCATTGCTAATAACATTAACGGTCAACGACCGGGAGCAGTAGATAGAATTTACATCCAATGCTATGATGGTGGAGCGGGCAATAATCCATGCAATTGGCATATTGGCGGCATTCCCCTTCATGCTGGAATGTTACATTTCAACTCTTCCGCCACCATCAATAGCCAAATGACCAGCTGGAAAAACTCTTGCAATGTGGTTGGCGGCTTTCTTTGGGTGTACAATGCCAATGACTTTAATCTACAAAACCATGCTGCAGCCATCAACACTGTATTTGCTGGCAACCCTGCAGACTACGCTGTCACTGTTTATCAGGACTGTAATTACGGTGGCTACGCCGTGGGGCTAAACGAAGGCAGTTACAACATGAGCGACCTGCAGGCCAAAGGCATTGTTAATGATGACATTTCTTCCTTAAGAATAAAAGCTGGATACAAGGCTACTCTATATTGGGATATCAATTTCACAGGCTCCACCGTTACCAAAACTTCAGATGACGCCTGCCTGGTTGATGATGGTTTTAATGACCAGGCCACCTCTATTGTTATCTCCAAAACCTCCTCAAGTAATCTCATTGAAGCTGAAAGCTATAGCTCCATGGCAGGTGTAGATGTAGAAAGCTGCTCTGAAGGAGGCCAGAATGTAGGCTGGATAGATTCCGGTGATTGGATGGCCTTTAATAACATCAACTTTCCATCTTCAGGCACATACCTCATTGAATATAGAGTAGCCAGTGCTGGCGGCGGTGGAAGCTTATCGGCCGACCTCAATGCCGGAGCTACTGTACTAGGAACACTCAGCATACCGGGAACCGGCGGGTGGCAAAACTGGACTACCATCTCGCATACAGTAAATGTAAATGCAGGTACTTATCCTCTAGGCATATTTGCTCAAACTGGAGGCTGGAACCTCAACTGGGTGAAGATCACCTACCAGGGCTCTGCCTCATCAAGGCGGGGATCCTTAGACTCTGAAATTACAGAACTAACTGATATTCAAGTATTCCCCAATCCCATCATCAATAGTGCAAGGATTAATCTGAATAGTCCATCAGCCACGGTTCACATTACAGATGCTACCGGCAGAGAAGTGATGACACCTTTGGAAGTGAAGAACAATGAGGATATAGACTTCTCACATCTTCAAAAGGGAATGTACCTCTTACAAATAGAAATCGGAGAAAAAGCCATAACGAAACGGATCATCAAGCAATAG
- a CDS encoding carbohydrate-binding protein, with protein MRNVKTMIMLTAGLLLGHVVSAQNWQLVWQDEFTNGISSDWVFETGNGSGGWGNNELEYYRRENASVQNGQLVITAKRENYGGFNYTSARMKTQGRRSFKYGRIEARIAMPSASGLWPAFWMLGDNIGSVGWPACGEIDIMEHVNAAPDVHGTIHWSDNNGNYASYGGNTGTSVTNFHVYAIEWDANAIKWFVDGNQYHEANIANGVNGTNEFHNNFFILLNLAVGGNWPGWNIDNNAFPARMYVDYVRVYSGNGGGGGGGGNDFNRLIQAEDYSAMNGVQVEGTSDSGGGQNVGWIDTGDWMAYNSINIPQSGNYTIRYRVASINGGQLSLDLNAGATVLGNRNIPATGGWQNWTTVSHTVYINAGTYNFGIFAQTGGWNLNWWRIVGQSSASAKKGSEEVIYDSRLDLSDKVYPNPTTGLLKINLPDSDLAPVKIIDTAGKVTLETAVQNNSVDVSSLKPGLYTIQIGEGDSIVTQRFVKE; from the coding sequence ATGAGAAATGTAAAAACCATGATCATGCTGACCGCAGGCCTCTTATTAGGTCATGTGGTATCAGCCCAAAACTGGCAGCTAGTCTGGCAGGATGAATTTACCAATGGCATTAGTAGCGATTGGGTGTTTGAAACCGGCAACGGCTCCGGAGGCTGGGGTAACAATGAGCTGGAGTATTACCGAAGAGAAAATGCTTCAGTACAAAACGGGCAGCTGGTGATCACCGCTAAACGTGAAAACTATGGCGGGTTCAATTACACATCAGCCCGTATGAAAACTCAGGGACGCCGCAGCTTTAAGTATGGGCGTATCGAAGCCAGAATTGCTATGCCATCAGCGTCAGGCTTATGGCCTGCTTTCTGGATGCTGGGCGATAACATAGGCTCCGTTGGCTGGCCTGCCTGTGGTGAAATTGATATTATGGAGCACGTAAATGCAGCTCCTGATGTTCATGGCACCATTCACTGGTCAGATAACAACGGAAACTACGCTTCCTATGGTGGCAATACCGGAACCAGTGTAACCAACTTCCACGTGTACGCCATAGAATGGGATGCCAATGCCATTAAATGGTTTGTTGACGGCAACCAGTATCATGAAGCCAATATCGCTAATGGTGTGAACGGCACTAATGAATTTCACAACAACTTCTTCATTTTGCTAAACCTGGCTGTAGGTGGAAACTGGCCGGGATGGAACATTGATAACAATGCTTTTCCTGCTCGCATGTATGTAGACTATGTACGTGTATACTCCGGAAACGGCGGCGGTGGCGGTGGAGGCGGAAACGACTTCAACCGTTTAATTCAGGCTGAAGACTACTCTGCTATGAACGGCGTGCAAGTTGAAGGCACCTCAGATTCCGGTGGTGGCCAAAATGTTGGCTGGATAGATACTGGCGATTGGATGGCTTATAACAGCATCAACATTCCTCAATCTGGTAACTACACCATCAGATACAGAGTGGCCAGCATCAATGGTGGTCAGCTTTCTCTGGACCTGAATGCAGGAGCTACCGTGCTGGGTAACAGGAATATACCTGCAACCGGAGGCTGGCAAAACTGGACTACGGTTTCGCATACGGTCTACATTAACGCAGGTACTTACAACTTCGGAATCTTCGCCCAAACTGGCGGCTGGAACCTCAACTGGTGGCGCATAGTTGGTCAAAGCTCTGCCTCAGCCAAGAAAGGATCCGAAGAAGTTATTTATGACAGCAGACTAGACCTTTCTGATAAAGTGTATCCTAACCCAACCACGGGACTACTTAAAATCAATCTGCCTGACAGTGATTTGGCTCCAGTAAAAATCATTGACACTGCAGGTAAGGTAACATTAGAAACTGCTGTTCAGAATAATTCTGTAGATGTTTCCTCTCTGAAACCTGGATTATATACCATCCAAATTGGAGAAGGAGATAGTATCGTAACGCAAAGATTTGTCAAAGAATAA
- a CDS encoding carbohydrate-binding protein has translation MKKLTNVKLLSTIVFLAGMLLNLNGFGQIGNVLWEENFNTFNGDIWNIDTGDGCDQGLCGWGNQELQWYSENNVYIGQVPGEPGNNALILEARNDGSNGYAFTSGKIQSNANLAVQYGLIEIRMRVPNLETGLWPAAWLLGTTTIGWPGKGEIDVMEMGHALAERQRQGHGTESVNNYVGSNLIFAADAACSDQNPSCAASTAYDVDYNKPYVSSTPMNDRFVTYRLYWTSSDIRFTITDNGIEHDLYEAPFVIGEESTEFQQPFYLLLNLAVGGTFTDSRANGQVTAPLPAKMYVDYIRVSEYNGEGQVFFGNINPPETGTFGVFTDNTPTSNKLQAGSSSDIYAWGNLVEGNTAPYEGDNVIAWQFNNPNNWFGGGIVTRQARDMSNFEDGNLKFKIKIPANVSFRIGITDNYTNQNYVDFPANQTKYGLVRNGEWGEATIPVSDIKGGLIALASMQYMFAITSMDGDLPTSNFQLGLDDIYWEGGGGEPNQVLTSINVTPGSASIDVNGTQQFSAQAYDQNGTAMAANFSWSSSGGSINANGLFTGSSAGTFTVTATAQGVNGSATVTVNNVNTGVTIPAKLEAEAYTNMSGVQLEGTNDTGGGQNVGWIEAGDWMEYEINVPSGGAYTVNYRVASETAGGSIQISQDGNALATTSFGATGGWQTWSTVSETVNLSSGNHTIRITANTGGWNINWIEFEGGGNPGFSQTIEAEDYAVSAGVQTEACSEGGQNVGYIDANDWMVWNVNLPAAGTYTVEYRVASANGGGNLQLENAGGAPVYGFVSIPNTGGWQNWTTVSHSVQLNAGAQQIAIKVVAGGWNINWLRISSSSAASARKSSEATDNEALDYKIYPNPTSSILNIRVSGDAQPRAAIIDVSGRAVMNKTVNGGVIDVSSLKPGLYTVLIQSGDKMISQRFIKE, from the coding sequence ATGAAAAAACTAACAAACGTAAAACTACTGAGCACCATAGTCTTTCTGGCTGGTATGCTTCTAAACCTCAACGGGTTTGGGCAAATCGGCAATGTGCTATGGGAAGAAAATTTTAACACTTTTAATGGTGATATATGGAATATTGATACAGGAGATGGATGTGACCAGGGCCTTTGTGGCTGGGGTAATCAGGAGCTTCAATGGTACTCTGAAAACAATGTTTATATTGGTCAGGTACCTGGTGAACCGGGCAATAATGCTCTAATCCTGGAAGCCAGAAATGACGGATCAAACGGATATGCATTTACTTCCGGGAAAATTCAATCAAACGCTAATCTGGCGGTTCAGTATGGACTGATAGAAATTCGTATGCGTGTTCCTAACCTTGAAACTGGCTTATGGCCTGCTGCCTGGCTACTCGGCACCACTACTATCGGATGGCCCGGAAAAGGAGAAATAGATGTTATGGAAATGGGTCATGCGTTGGCCGAAAGGCAAAGACAAGGTCATGGCACTGAGAGTGTAAATAACTATGTAGGATCTAATCTAATATTCGCAGCCGATGCTGCTTGTTCAGATCAAAACCCTTCATGTGCGGCTAGCACGGCCTATGATGTGGATTATAATAAACCCTATGTGAGTAGCACTCCTATGAATGATAGGTTTGTAACCTACAGACTTTATTGGACCTCCTCTGACATCAGATTTACCATTACTGACAATGGTATAGAGCACGATCTTTATGAAGCTCCATTTGTAATTGGCGAAGAAAGCACAGAGTTTCAACAGCCTTTCTATTTATTATTAAATCTGGCCGTAGGTGGTACTTTCACTGATTCCAGAGCCAACGGACAGGTAACTGCTCCCCTACCAGCTAAAATGTATGTAGACTATATTAGAGTATCAGAATACAACGGTGAAGGACAAGTGTTCTTTGGAAACATAAACCCGCCAGAAACAGGTACTTTCGGAGTATTTACAGACAACACTCCTACCAGCAATAAACTACAAGCTGGCTCATCTTCAGATATTTACGCCTGGGGCAACCTAGTGGAAGGTAACACAGCACCATATGAAGGTGATAATGTAATAGCATGGCAATTTAACAACCCTAACAACTGGTTTGGAGGTGGTATAGTTACCCGCCAGGCCAGAGATATGAGCAATTTTGAAGATGGAAATCTGAAATTCAAGATAAAGATACCTGCCAATGTTTCCTTCAGAATTGGTATAACCGACAACTATACAAATCAAAATTATGTAGACTTCCCTGCCAATCAAACCAAGTATGGATTAGTAAGAAACGGTGAATGGGGTGAAGCTACTATACCTGTTAGCGATATCAAAGGAGGCTTAATAGCCCTGGCATCTATGCAATATATGTTTGCTATTACCAGTATGGATGGTGATTTACCTACCAGCAACTTCCAGCTTGGCCTAGATGATATATACTGGGAAGGTGGTGGCGGCGAGCCTAATCAAGTGCTTACTTCCATCAATGTAACTCCTGGCTCAGCCAGCATCGATGTGAATGGAACTCAGCAATTTAGTGCTCAGGCTTATGATCAGAATGGTACCGCGATGGCTGCTAATTTCAGCTGGAGCAGCTCTGGCGGATCTATTAACGCTAATGGCCTTTTCACTGGCAGCAGCGCAGGAACCTTCACTGTAACTGCAACAGCTCAAGGCGTAAATGGATCAGCCACAGTAACCGTAAATAATGTAAATACAGGTGTAACTATCCCTGCCAAACTAGAGGCCGAAGCATACACCAATATGTCTGGAGTACAACTTGAAGGCACTAATGATACCGGCGGAGGCCAAAATGTAGGCTGGATAGAAGCGGGTGATTGGATGGAATATGAGATCAATGTACCGAGTGGTGGAGCCTATACAGTAAACTACAGAGTAGCTAGTGAAACCGCTGGTGGAAGCATACAAATATCTCAAGATGGAAACGCACTGGCCACCACATCTTTTGGTGCCACAGGCGGATGGCAAACATGGTCTACTGTCAGCGAAACGGTAAACTTAAGCTCTGGTAATCATACTATAAGAATCACAGCCAATACTGGCGGTTGGAATATCAACTGGATAGAGTTTGAAGGCGGTGGGAACCCGGGCTTCTCTCAAACTATTGAAGCAGAAGACTATGCTGTTTCTGCAGGGGTGCAAACTGAGGCATGCTCTGAAGGTGGACAAAATGTTGGCTATATAGACGCCAATGACTGGATGGTATGGAATGTAAACCTTCCAGCTGCAGGCACTTACACTGTAGAATATAGAGTGGCCAGCGCTAATGGAGGCGGAAACTTGCAGCTTGAAAATGCCGGAGGAGCACCTGTTTATGGTTTTGTTTCAATTCCTAACACTGGCGGATGGCAAAATTGGACCACGGTTTCACATTCGGTTCAGCTCAATGCCGGAGCTCAGCAAATCGCTATTAAAGTTGTAGCTGGAGGCTGGAATATTAACTGGTTGAGAATCTCATCTTCATCAGCCGCTTCTGCAAGAAAATCATCAGAAGCAACTGATAATGAAGCACTTGATTACAAAATCTATCCTAACCCTACTTCAAGCATTCTAAATATCAGAGTGAGTGGTGATGCTCAACCAAGAGCTGCAATAATAGATGTTTCTGGAAGAGCCGTAATGAATAAAACTGTAAACGGAGGAGTAATTGATGTTTCTTCTCTCAAACCAGGATTATACACTGTGCTCATTCAGAGTGGAGATAAAATGATATCACAACGATTTATTAAAGAATAA